The Oryzias melastigma strain HK-1 linkage group LG6, ASM292280v2, whole genome shotgun sequence genome includes a window with the following:
- the miox gene encoding inositol oxygenase, with product MRIVSIGPDPSLAYRPNLMPEAKEKEDYRNFKTGSLFDRVYNTYKLMHTHQTLDFVKQKHSEWSSCSRTQMTMMDAIMSLDQLVDESDPDVDFPNSFHAFQTAEGIRQAHPDKDWFQLVGLIHDVGKILALWDEPQWAVVGDTFPVGCEFQNSIVFRSNSFQDNPDDKNPAYRTKYGIYEPNCGLDNIYMSWGHDEYLYRVLKKNECSVPEEGLYMIRYHSFYPWHSHGDYMHLCNEKDLEMMPWVQEFNKFDLYTKTTELPDVDNLKPYYQSLIDKYCPGILQW from the exons ATGAGGATCGTCAGCATA GGCCCAGACCCATCGTTGGCATATCGGCCAAATTTGATGCCTGAAGCAAAAGAGAAGGAAGACTACAGAAACTTTAAg ACTGGAAGTCTGTTCGACCGTGTTTATAACACGTACAAACTGATGCACACGCACCAGACGCTGGATTTTGTCAAACAAAAG CACTCTGAAtggagcagctgcagccgcACTCAGATGACCATGATGGACGCCATCATGTCTCTGGACCAGCTTGTTGATGAGTCAGATCCAGACGTGGACTTCCCAAACTCTTTTCACGCCTTTCAGACGGCTGAAGGCATCCGGCAGGCCCACCCGGACAAAG actggttccagctggtGGGTCTGATCCATGATGTTGGGAAGATCTTAGCTCTGTGGGATGAGCCACAG TGGGCTGTAGTGGGCGACACCTTCCCTGTGGGCTGCGAGTTTCAAAACTCAATCGTGTTCAGATCCAACTCTTTCCAGGATAATCCAGATGACAAAAACCCTGCATACag gactaAATATGGAATCTACGAACCAAACTGTGGACTTGACAACATCTACATGTCCTGGGGCCACGATG aatatCTTTACAGAGTTCTAAAGAAAAATGAGTGTTCTGTCCCAGAAGAG GGGCTGTACATGATCCGCTACCATTCTTTCTACCCCTGGCATTCGCATGGAGACTACATGCATCTGTGCAATGAGAAGGACCTGGAGATGATGCCGTGGGTCCAAGAGTTCAA TAAATTTGACTTGTACACAAAAACCACTGAGCTGCCGGACGTGGATAACCTGAAGCCATACTACCAGTCGCTGATCGACAAGTACTGTCCTGGAATACTGCAGTGGtga
- the adm2b gene encoding protein ADM2 → MRASSPAWLCVLLLLLSLQLQALGAHRHRLSRIYNSPKPSHPNVLPTASDLSLSVGDRLLQEGSRILWRAPPHQEPSLHLNQNGLSEAKMWQRGLRGRRHANGSNGRGHMMRVGCVLGTCQVQNLSHRLYQLIGQSGKEDSSPINPRSPHSYG, encoded by the exons CCTCTCCGGCATGGCTCTGtgtcctgctgctcctcctgtctctgcagctccaggCTCTGGGAGCTCATCGACACAG GTTATCCAGAATCTACAATTCCCCAAAACCGTCTCATCCCAACGTTTTACCCACGGCGTCTGACCTCTCTCTATCTGTGGGCGACCGACTCCTGCAGGAAGGTTCACGGATCCTCTGGAGGGCCCCGCCGCACCAGGAACCGTCGCTTCACCTGAACCAGAATGGACTTTCGGAGGCAAAGATGTGGCAGCGGGGACTGAGAGGCCGTCGCCATGCCAACGGCAGTAATGGGAGGGGTCACATGATGAGGGTGGGGTGCGTCCTCGGCACCTGTCAGGTGCAGAACCTCAGCCATCGACTCTACCAGCTGATTGGACAGAGCGGGAAGGAAGACTCCTCCCCCATCAATCCACGCAGTCCTCACAGCTACGGATAA